One Symphalangus syndactylus isolate Jambi chromosome 10, NHGRI_mSymSyn1-v2.1_pri, whole genome shotgun sequence genomic region harbors:
- the TEX15 gene encoding testis-expressed protein 15 yields the protein MEMKETAKQNTLWQMSSTSKPVLNTREVNPLKKFTIPKIRKTAEKVYLSPCYTNSREYSFIHDTLNQCRLDVSCDLQSFWQFGDTKLVHNEELEKKFTAKRSEMRESGRHCRELEEHFCFLALPQSDVAQICQNGISTRASTPKILGNPLFGIYMFRHVDIALNYSHSRSITVESILIFKVLFGKVKKIQPSVDKNKVSLDPSPNFDCHMSRNAPSLKDTIELQAYSSAVYFYEYSVLSKPVDKPRQCLPYAVVTVKFLGSKVDNGRLMTSLRFLSTEFPKRAERTCSLNNCTVAKRIGKGKDATVIFVHFKKPVDPFVQENCLCNALNSEINPSISNISNSYGNVQNGNISIPETYSGQTEHNLAEIRDTSQVLAHDSDISLMPSDAKESVNGDLLLNWTSLKNILSGLNASFPLHNNTGSSTVTTSKFIKDPRLTREESMGEQSNTAGLNESLQFEKILDNVNSEIKSTPSNSAFSSEVVPGDRAVLTNGLGTPCFKTSQSWAHNMDSEDYDCIPPNKVTMAGQCKDQGNLSFPISVSNVVSEVENQNHSEKKSQRAQQESGNAYTKEYSSHIFQESQSSDLKTIYQTGCQTSMIFPLKKKVSIDEYLQNTGKMKNFTDLEDNSKHEDKQTSWKEIDNDFTNETKISPIDNYIVLQQEYKESESHNSFGKSCDKILITQELEITKSSTSTIKDKDELDHLALEWQITPSLESLSQKHPQHSVEYEDNIHTSLAIAQKLMELKLGNINQNYASIITEAFPKPKDIPQAKEMFIDKVISSYNIETAHDSSNCSITREYMYVHRKNENEPVSLENIQRDYKETTYVEDRGQDHNLFCNSQLNNDICLNVNFKEQRDKENQNEAKENSASSVENNIENIYGDKKQDSHTNENFSDIDEKDKHYNNIEILSSKEFSTAFNLICREKYLSTATALLENEEDTISAVKQKDTENTGGSVEHLASTTFPKTASSSVCVASNAAIQIASAATMPALSLNNDNHQIYQFKETCSSESPDCGLLVKHRVSDCEIDMDKNKSQESFHQSINENLVLQSIELESEIEIELEDCDDAFIFQQDAHSHENVLCEEFVTSYKALKSRINWEGLLALDNEEMEVLESTTGRENSDQRYSKESNYFYSSTQNNETELTSPILLPDLQIRITNIFRPGFSPTADSLALKDNFCTHVTEATKLEINKEDGEILGFDIYSQPFGENADYPCEDKVDNTRQESGPVSNSEISLSFDLSHDTDVNHTSDNQNSESLFTEPSNVTTIDDGSRCFFTKSKTDYNDTKNKKEVESRISKRKLHTSSRDQNISHKDLRRHKIYGRKRRLASQDSSECFSSLSQGRIKTFSQSEKHIKSVLNILSDEASLCKSKCLSRKLDKAVVHLKKAHRRIHTSLQLITKVGEKGKGPLPKSYAIICNNFWESCDLQGYSSVSQRKYYSTKHFLSKRKYDKWRKKRAPEADISKSLTHVSKHKSYKTSEEKKCLSRKSMASSVSKSHPTSHVGEFRNQEHPESQLPVSSTSQSTSQSVYYNSSVSNPSLSEEHQPFSGKTGCLFSPDHSDEKLIEKENQIDTKFLSSTSKCEKLEKHSANHNVKDATKENSCEANEVINESHSVSLSCIKENINYSTGNDYDATCIGHTKAKTDVLISVLDSNVKHFLNDLSQQGNLILSDCKRNLEVKWTDPIERSKQSIITGNFLMDPLNLTLIASKKYSIPQLSAAVVTDSEGESSKSYLDKQRILTVDSFAASTIVPHCEQSCRGKELLKTEQCSSDNCLHTDGNETNVTENYELDVASVTEENKSNRENTVELSSSDSSLLLKDNVKGSSSETCIVKKDTEDRIMWKVKQAEKAKDSVYKRSMTEGSTVNTEYKNKKNQISEESCLNEKIIKTNLIDSHLSTKNTTTESVPLKNTVSNPLNKREKKGEIKASNDSQSDLTLHSEIAYISKPGILGVNHMPILPAHSETCKVTTLLKKPASYMSEFKEKHCSANHTALIANLSQILQRADEASSLQILQEETKVCLNILPLFVEAFERKQECSVGQILISRELLVDQNLWNNCKHTLKPCAVDTLVELQMMMETIQFIENKKRHLEGEPTFRSLLWYDETLYAELLGKPRGFQQQSNFYPGFQGRLKYNAFCELQTYHDQLVELLEETKREKNSYYVFLKYKRQVNECEAIMEHCSDCFDFSLSVPFTCGVNFGDSLEDLEILRKSALKLINVCGDSPKVHSYPGKQDHLWIIIEMISSKVNFIKNNEAVRVKISLYGLEHIFFDAAKNLVWKERTQSFSKYSQKKDEERLLRVNKCAFSKLQKIYDTLSKDLNNEPISPIGLEEDTIIASRKSDHPINKATISIENSKFNSNLLAHPDICCISEILDQAEFADLKKLQDLTLRCTDHLEILKKYFQMLQDNNMDNIFITEENVLDMVINHSHEAIILKPEAIEMYIEIVMVSETIHFLKNSIAKKLDKQRFRGMLWFDLSLLPELVQCQEKMASFSFLKDNSTDVCLWKVIETAISELKKDLDIICKYNEAVNCSYAIHLLSRELQELSEIKKLLKKSKYFISTYIDFVPYIASINYGSTVTELEYNYNQFSTLLKNVMSAPRKDLGKMAHIRKVMKTIEHMKIICAKNAELTISFFLCQMLYNGRKILQLKRKEEMNIDVVKPGENNNKFSISMMVPPISECINKNISNSSKKRLSTVDKCEDSQEQQKNTTISSCKKLKVDMKDVTKINREKATFKHPRTTGSHPQSENKTVPSSSDNLKRNHLMPKKVEMQRLLPGSLLPLENPKDTCASKSESKIDLTVSSDAPDHFTGQQENLNSMKKRNVNFSAAETKRDKKDCAAFAICDQKSVHGTFSPDHETLLQKFLKNSPDPTQKSCLSDINPETDVSLVPDASVLSKPIFCFVKDVHTDLEMNDTVFELQDNDIVNSSIKNSSCMTSPEPICIQNKIPTLQINKLQPAETESEDKYMKDTLNPNTVHTFGASGHITLNVNQGAEYALSEQQNDENSKVLTQNAATYWNELPQSACTPTYNSSEHLFGTSYPYSAWCVYHYSSSNGNAITQTYQGITSYEVQPSPSGLLTTVASTAQGTHSNLLYSQYFTYFAGEPQANGFVPVNGYFQSQIPASNFQQPIFSQYASHQPLPQATYPYLPNRDVPPEVPWVYAPWHQESFHPGH from the exons gttctCTTTGGAAAAGTGAAGAAAATCCAACCTTCTGTggataaaaataaagtttctttgGATCCTTCTCCTAACTTTGATTGCCATATGTCAAGAAATGCACCTTCTTTGAAAGATACCATTGAACTGCAAGCCTACAGTTCAGCA GTGTACTTCTATGAATACAGTGTCCTTTCAAAGCCTGTAGATAAACCTAGGCAATGTCTTCCATATGCTGTAGTAACAGTAAAATTTCTTGGTTCAAAAGTAGATAATGGACGCCTTATGACATCTTTGAGATTCCTCTCAACAGAATTTCCTAAGAGAGCTG AAAGGACATGCTCTCTGAATAACTGTACAGTGGCCAAAAGAATTGGAAAAGGAAAAGATGCTACTGTCATCTTTGTGCATTTCAAGAAACCTGTAGATCCGTTTGTTCAAGAAAACTGTTTATGCAATGCACTAAATTCAGAGATAAATCCTTCCATCTCAAATATTTCTAACTCCTATGGAAATGTacaaaatggaaacatttctATACCTGAAACATACAGTGGACAGACAGAGCACAATTTAGCAGAAATTAGAGACACTTCTCAAGTACTTGCACATGATTCAGACATTTCCCTTATGCCCAGTGATGCCAAAGAAAGTGTTAATGGTGACCTTTTGTTAAATTGGACaagtcttaaaaatattttaagtggtcTTAATGCTTCTTTTCCTCTTCACAACAATACTGGCTCAAGCACAGTTACTACTTCAAAATTCATCAAAGACCCAAGACTGACGAGAGAAGAAAGCATGGGAGAACAGAGTAATACTGCAGGCTTAAATGAGAGTTTGCAATTTGAGAAGATTTTAGATAATGTTAATTCGGAAATAAAATCGACACCATCTAATTCTGCCTTCTCCTCAGAAGTTGTCCCTGGTGATCGTGCTGTTCTTACTAATGGTTTGGGTACCCCTTGCTTTAAAACTTCACAATCTTGGGCTCACAACATGGACTCTGAGGACTATGACTGTATACCTCCCAATAAAGTTACCATGGCAGGGCAATGTAAGGACCAAGGCAATTTATCCTTCCCAATTTCTGTGTCAAATGTAGTGTCAGAGGTTGAgaaccaaaaccacagtgagaagaAGTCTCAGAGAGCCCAACAGGAGTCCGGTAATGCTTATACAAAAGAGTACAGTAGTCACATTTTTCAGGAATCGCAGTCTTCTGATTTAAAAACCATTTATCAGACTGGTTGCCAAACATCTATGATTTTTCCACTCAAAAAGAAAGTAAGCATTGATGAATACCTTCAAAATACTGGAAAGATGAAAAACTTCACTGACCTGGAAGACAATTCCAAACATGAAGACAAGCAAACTTCATGGAAAGAAATTGATAATGATTTCactaatgaaacaaaaatcaGTCCAATAGATAATTACATTGTTTTGCAACAAGAATACAAAGAGAGTGAGAGTCATAATTCTTTTGGGAAAAGCtgtgataaaatattaattactCAAGAgttagaaataacaaaatcttcTACATCTACCATAAAGGATAAGGATGAACTAGATCATCTAGCATTGGAATGGCAAATTACTCCAAGTTTAGAGAGCCTGTCACAAAAGCATCCTCAGCACTCTGTGGAGTATGAGGATAACATTCATACAAGTTTAGCCATTGCTCAAAAGCTAATGGAACTGAAATTGGGGAACATAAATCAAAATTATGCTAGCATTATAACTGAAGCTTTCCCGAAACCAAAAGACATACCCCAGGCCAAAGAAATGTTCATTGATAAAGTTATTTCATCTTATAACATAGAAACAGCTCATGACAGTTCAAATTGCAGCATAACTAGAGAATATATGTATGTCcataggaaaaatgaaaatgaaccaGTGTCATTAGAGAACATTCAGAGAGACTATAAAGAAACTACTTATGTGGAAGATAGGGGTCAGGATCACAATCTGTTCTGTAACTCACAGTTAAACAATGATATATGCCTGAATGTTAATTTCAAAGaacaaagagataaagaaaaccaaaatgaggCTAAAGAGAATAGTGCTTCATCTGTAGAAAACAACATAGAGAATATATATGGAGACAAAAAGCAGGATTCTCATACGAACGAAAATTTCAGTGATATAGATGAAAAGGACAAACATTACAACAATATAGAAATTTTGAGTTCTAAAGAATTTTCTACTGCATTTAACTTGATttgcagagaaaaatatttgtcaaCAGCAACTGCATTATTAGAGAATGAAGAAGATACCATTAGTGCTGTGAAAcaaaaagatactgaaaataCTGGAGGAAGTGTAGAGCATTTGGCTTCCACAACATTTCCCAAAACTGCAAGTTCTTCAGTGTGTGTAGCCTCAAATGCTGCAATACAGATAGCTAGTGCTGCTACTATGCCTGCATTAAGCCTAAATAATGACAATCACCAGATATACCAGTTTAAAGAAACTTGTTCTTCTGAAAGTCCAGATTGTGGTTTGTTAGTAAAACATAGGGTTTCTGATTGTGAAATTGATatggataaaaataaatcacaagaaTCATTTCATCAATCAATAAATGAGAACTTAGTTCTTCAAAGCATTGAATTGGAAAgtgaaattgaaatagaattagaagATTGTGATGATGCTTTTATATTTCAACAAGATGCACATAGCCATGAAAACGTGCTTTGTGAAGAATTTGTGACCTCATATAAGGCTCTGAAGTCTCGTATCAATTGGGAAGGTCTGTTAGCACTTGATAATGAGGAGATGGAAGTTTTGGAAAGCACCACAGGAAGGGAGAATAGTGATCAGCGTTATTCTAAGGAAAGTAACTATTTTTATTCCTCTACACAAAACAATGAAACAGAGCTTACCAGCCCAATTTTACTTCCAGATCTACAAATTAGAATTACTAATATATTTAGGCCAGGATTCAGCCCGACAGCTGACTCCCTTGCATTGAAAGATAATTTTTGCACACATGTAACTGAAGCcacaaaactggaaataaataagGAAGATGGAGAaattctaggatttgacatttatTCGCAGCCTTTTGGTGAAAATGCAGATTATCCATGTGAAGATAAAGTTGATAATACAAGGCAAGAATCAGGACCAGTGAGTAACTCTGAAATCTCCCTTTCTTTTGACTTGAGTCATGATACAGATGTGAATCATACGTCTGATAATCAGAACAGTGAATCTTTGTTTACTGAACCTTCTAATGTCACAACAATAGATGATGGAAGCAGATGTTTCTTTACAAAATCAAAAACTGACTATAAtgataccaaaaataaaaaggaggtaGAATCAAGAATTAGCAAAAGGAAGCTACATACATCTTCCAGGGATCAGAACATATCACATAAAGATTTAAGACGACATAAAATTTATGGGAGAAAGAGGAGGCTAGCCAGTCAAGACTCATCTGAGTGTTTTTCTTCATTATCCCAAGGAcgaattaaaacattttcacagtCAGAAAAGCACATTAAGAGTGTCCTAAATATCCTAAGTGATGAAGCATCTTTGTGTAAAAGCAAATGTCTTTCCAGAAAACTAGACAAAGCAGTTGTTCACTTAAAAAAAGCTCATAGAAGAATTCACACATCTTTGCAGCTTATAACTAAagtaggagaaaaaggaaagggcCCATTACCAAAATCATATGCAATAATATGCAATAATTTCTGGGAAAGTTGTGACCTTCAAGGTTATAGTTctgtgtctcaaagaaaatattattctacTAAGCATtttttgtcaaaaagaaaatatgacaaatggagaaagaaaagagctCCAGAAGCTGATATTTCTAAATCATTAACCCATGTGTCAAAGCACAAGTCTTATAAAACAAGTGAAGAGAAAAAATGCCTTTCTAGGAAAAGTATGGCTAGCAGTGTCTCAAAAAGTCACCCCACTAGTCACGTGGGAGAATTTCGTAATCAAGAACACCCTGAATCACAGTTGCCTGTATCCTCCACATCCCAAAGTACAAGTCAGTCAGTTTATTATAATAGCAGTGTAAGCAATCCAAGTTTATCAGAAGAACATCAGCCGTTTTCTGGAAAAACTGGATGTCTGTTTTCCCCAGACCACTCAGATGAGAaactaatagaaaaagaaaatcaaattgatACAAAGTTTTTATCTAGCACTAGTAAATGTGAAAAGCTTGAAAAACATTCAGCAAATCATAATGTTAAAGATGCAACTAAAGAAAACAGTTGTGAGGCTAATGAAGTAATAAATGAAAGTCATTCTGTGTCTTTAAGTtgcataaaagaaaacataaattacaGTACAGGCAACGATTATGATGCAACTTGCATAGGTCACACAAAGGCGAAAACTGATGTACTTATTTCAGTCTTAGATTCAAATGTGAAGCACTTTTTAAATGATCTCTCCCAACAAGGTAACCTTATTTTATCTGATTGTAAAAGAAACCTGGAAGTAAAGTGGACAGATCCTATTGAGAGATCCAAACAAAGCATTATTACAGGAAACTTCCTTATGGACCCATTAAACCTAACTTTGATAGCAAGTAAAAAGTACAGTATTCCTCAGTTATCAGCCGCTGTAGTGACAGATAGTGAGGGAGAATCTTCAAAATCTTACTTGGATAAGCAGAGAATTCTTACTGTAGATTCTTTTGCAGCATCCACTATTGTACCACACTGTGAGCAAAGCTGTAGAGGAAAAGAGCTTCTAAAGACAGAACAGTGCTCTTCAGATAATTGCCTCCATACAGATGGGAATGAAACAAATGTCACTGAGAATTATGAGTTGGATGTAGCATCAgtaactgaagaaaataaaagtaataggGAAAATACAGTGGAATTATCTTCCAGTGATagttctctgcttttaaaagataatgtAAAAGGCTCCTCTTCAGAAACATGTATTGTGAAGAAAGACACTGAGGACAGAATAATGTGGAAAGTTAAACAAGCGGAAAAAGCAAAAGATTCTGTTTACAAAAGAAGCATGACTGAAGGATCAACTGTTAATACtgagtacaaaaataaaaagaatcagatCTCAGAAGAATCCTgcttaaatgagaaaattattaaaactaacTTGATTGATTCCCATCTAAGCACTAAAAATACTACCACTGAGTCAGTCCCTTTGAAGAACACAGTTTCTAATCCGCttaacaaaagagagaagaaggggGAAATTAAAGCTAGTAATGACTCGCAGTCTGACTTGACATTACATTCAGAAATAGCCTATATTTCAAAACCAGGGATTCTAGGAGTTAATCATATGCCTATTTTACCTGCCCACTCTGAAACCTGTAAAGTCACTACTCTTCTGAAGAAACCTGCATCATACATGagtgaatttaaagaaaaacattgctCAGCTAATCATACGGCCCTTATAGCTAATCTATCTCAAATTTTGCAGAGGGCAGATGAAGCATcatctttgcagattctacaggaAGAAACTAAGGTTTGTCTAAATATTCTCCCTTTATTTGTGGAAGCTTTTGAAAGAAAGCAAGAATGTTCAGTTGGACAAATCCTGATTTCAAGAGAACTGTTGGTAGACCAAAACCTGTGGAATAATTGCAAACACACATTAAAACCATGTGCTGTTGACACTTTGGTAGAACTTCAAATGATGATGGAAACAATTCAattcattgaaaacaaaaaaaggcacttAGAAGGTGAACCAACATTCCGAAGCTTGCTTTGGTATGATGAAACATTGTATGCTGAGCTTCTTGGAAAACCACGTGGATTTCAACAGCAGTCTAATTTCTATCCTGGTTTCCAAGGAAGATTAAAATATAATGCATTTTGTGAGTTACAGACTTACCATGATCAATTAGTTGAATTGCTTgaagaaacaaaaagggaaaagaattcATACTATGTATTCTTAAAGTACAAACGACAGGTTAATGAATGTGAAGCCATAATGGAGCATTGTTCCGATTGctttgacttttctctttctgttccatTTACTTGTGGAGTTAACTTTGGAGATAGTTTAGAAGACCTGGAAATCTTAAGAAAAAGTGCTTTAAAGTTGATCAATGTATGTGGGGACTCTCCTAAAGTTCATTCGTATCCAGGAAAACAGGACCATCTGTGGATTATCATAGAAATGATCTCCTCAAAGGTTAATTTTATTAAGAACAATGAGGCAGTACGTGTTAAAATATCTCTTTATGGTCTGGAACATATCTTTTTTGATGCTGCAAAAAATCTTGTTTGGAAAGAGAGAACACAATCCTTCAGCAAATACTCACAAAAGAAGGATGAAGAAAGGCTACTCAGAGTGAATAAATGTGCTTTTTCTAAGTTGCAGAAGATATATGACACTTTGTCTAAAGATTTAAACAATGAACCAATTTCCCCTATTGGGCTTGAGGAGGATACTATAATTGCTTCCAGAAAGTCAGATCATCCAATAAACAAAGCAACAATTAGCATAGAAAATTCTAAGTTTAACAGTAATTTGCTTGCACACCCAGATATTTGTTGTATTAGTGAGATACTGGATCAAGCTGAATTTGCAGACCTTAAAAAACTACAGGATCTCACCTTGAGATGTACAGATcacttagaaattttaaaaaaatactttcagaTGCTACAAGATAATAACATGGATAATATTTTTATcacagaagaaaatgttttagaCATGGTGATAAACCACAGCCATGAGGCTATCATTTTAAAGCCTGAAGCTATTGAAATGTATATTGAAATCGTCATGGTCTCAGAAACAATTCACTTTCTTAAAAACTCAATAGCAAAGAAACTAGACAAACAGAGGTTTCGAGGTATGCTTTGGTTTGATTTGTCACTTCTTCCTGAGCTGGTTCAGTGCCAAGAAAAAAtggcttctttttcatttcttaaagatAACTCAACAGATGTTTGCCTTTGGAAAGTGATAGAGACTGCTATTTCTGAACTTAAGAAAGATCTGGATATTATCTGCAAATATAATGAAGCTGTTAATTGCTCATATGCTATTCATTTGCTTTCAAGAGAACTTCAAgaactttcagaaataaaaaagcttcTGAAGAAGTCCAAGTATTTTATTTCCACATATATTGACTTTGTGCCATATATAGCATCCATAAATTATGGAAGCACTGTGACGGAGTTAGAATACAACTACAATCAATTTTCTACACTGCTGAAGAATGTAATGTCTGCCCCTAGGAAAGATTTAGGAAAAATGGCCCATATTAGGAAAGTCATGAAAACGATTGAACATATGAAGATTATATGTGCTAAAAATGCTGAACTAACCATTTCCTTTTTCCTATGCCAAATGCTATATAACGGAAGGAAGATTTTACAgctgaagagaaaagaagaaatgaatattGATGTTGTAAAACCTGgggaaaataacaataaatttagTATTTCTATGATGGTGCCCCCAATATCAGAGTgcataaacaaaaacatttcaaattcCTCTAAAAAACGACTGAGCACTGTAGACAAATGTGAAGACTCTCAGGAACAACAGAAAAATACTACAATTTCCAGTTGTAAAAAGCTAAAG GTAGACATGAAAGATGTCAcaaaaatcaacagagaaaaggcaacattcaagcaTCCAAG GACTACAGGATCTCATCCCCAAAGCGAAAACAAAACGGTACCAAGTTCATCTGACAATCTGAAAAGAAATCATTTAATGCCAAAAAAGGTTGAAATGCAAAGATTACTACCTGGCTCACTTTTACCCTTAGAGAATCCAAAAGACACTTGCGCATCAAAGTCGGAAAGCAAAATAGACTTAACTGTTTCATCTGATGCGCCAGACCACTTCACTGGACAACAGGAAAATTTAAATAGcatgaagaaaagaaatgtgaactTTAGTGCTGCTGAAACAAAAAGGGATAAGAAAGATTGTGCTGCTTTTGCAATTTGTGACCAAAAAAGTGTACATGGCACATTTTCACCAGACCATGAGACGCTTTTGcagaaatttcttaaaaattcccCAGATCCCACCCAAAAATCCTGCCTTTCTGATATAAACCCAGAAACTGATGTTTCTCTTGTGCCTGATGCGTCGGTGCTCTCAAAGccaattttctgttttgtgaaaGATGTCCATACTGATCTAGAAATGAATGACACAGTCTTTGAACTTCAAGATAATGATATAGTAAATTCATCTATTAAAAATTCCTCATGCATGACTTCTCCAGAACCCATCTGTATCCAGAACAAAATTCCTACTCTGCAGATAAACAAACTACAGCCTGCAGAAACTGAGTCAGAGGACAAATACATGAAGGATACATTGAATCCCAATACTGTGCATACTTTTGGAGCATCTGGGCATATAACCCTTAATGTGAATCAAGGAGCAGAGTACGCTCTTTCTGAACAACAGAATGATGAAAATTCAAAAGTCCTAACGCAGAATGCTGCCACATATTGGAATGAACTTCCACAGTCTGCATGTACCCCAACGTATAATTCTTCTGAGCATTTATTTGGAACTTCATATCCATACTCTGCTTGGTGTGTTTATCATTACAGCAGCAGCAATGGCAATGCCATTACCCAGACATACCAAGGGATAACATCATATGAAGTACAGCCATCTCCTTCTGGGCTGTTGACCACAGTTGCAAGTACTGCCCAGGGCACACATTCTAATCTTCTGTACTctcaatattttacttattttgctggGGAGCCACAAGCAAATGGCTTTGTGCCAGTGAATGGGTATTTTCAATCTCAAATACCTGCTTCTAATTTTCAGCAGCCAATTTTTTCACAATATGCTTCTCATCAGCCATTACCACAAGCTACATACCCTTACCTTCCTAATCGAGATGTGCCTCCAGAAGTTCCTTGGGTTTATG CTCCATGGCACCAAGAATCCTTTCATCCAGGACACTGA